In one window of Nicotiana tabacum cultivar K326 chromosome 12, ASM71507v2, whole genome shotgun sequence DNA:
- the LOC142166934 gene encoding kirola-like, producing MGVKGKLIASVEVKCGGHPIHDIFHTNTHHISNISPGKIHKFDIDEGESVKVGSVVSWKYNDDGKDKICKQMIEAVDHQKKSITWKVIGGDLLELYNSFTITTSHDHQWTTWTFVYEKKTEEIPEPLVLLGFVLHVTKDIECHLLK from the exons ATGGGTGTGAAAGGTAAGTTGATTGCTTCAGTAGAGGTGAAGTGTGGAGGCCACCCCATTCATGACATTTTTCACACCAATACTCATCATATATCCAACATAAGTCCCGGTAAGATCCACAAATTTGATATTGATGAAGGTGAATCCGTAAAAGTTGGTTCGGTTGTTAGCTGGAAATATAACGACG ATGGAAAAGATAAGATCTGTAAGCAAATGATTGAAGCCGTGGATCATCAGAAGAAATCAATCACTTGGAAAGTAATTGGAGGAGATCTATTAGAGTTGTACAATTCCTTCACTATTACCACATCCCATGACCACCAATGGACTACATGGACATTTGTTTACGAGAAGAAAACTGAAGAAATCCCAGAGCCTCTCGTTCTCTTGGGTTTTGTCCTACATGTGACCAAAGATATAGAGTGTCACCTTCTCAAGTAA